A window of Thermococcus sp. EP1 genomic DNA:
AAATCCTTCAAATTCACACAAGAGGCATGCCGCTTGAGCCAGATTATGATAAGAGAAATGTTCTTAGAGTCCTAAGAGAACTTAGAAAGAGAGAAACATTTGATAAGGACAAACTAGACTCCATCATGGAAAAAGTTGAGAATGTTAGAGATGAGAGTGAAATTAAAGCGATACTAAAGGAGGAAAGCGATATATATAAGGAAGTTAGGGTAAGACTCATTGATCTCATGCTTGAAGAGTTGGCTGAAAGGACTCATGGATTCGTGGGTGCTGATCTGGCAGCATTGGCAAGAGAAGCTGCAATGGTTGTCTTAAGAAGGCTCATTACCGAAGGCAAAATTAATCCCGAAGAAGAGAAGATACCTCGGGAGGTTCTTCAAGAGCTCAAGGTTACAAAAAATGATTTCTATGAAGCATTGAAGATGATAGAACCATCTGCACTTAGAGAGGTTCTGATTGAAGTTCCTAATGTT
This region includes:
- a CDS encoding AAA family ATPase → ILQIHTRGMPLEPDYDKRNVLRVLRELRKRETFDKDKLDSIMEKVENVRDESEIKAILKEESDIYKEVRVRLIDLMLEELAERTHGFVGADLAALAREAAMVVLRRLITEGKINPEEEKIPREVLQELKVTKNDFYEALKMIEPSALREVLIEVPNVRWDDIGGLESVKQELKEAVEWPLKYPKAFQRLGITPPKGILLYGPPGTGKTLLAKAVANESEANFIGIRGPEVLSKWVGESEKRVREIFRKARQAA